From a region of the Castanea sativa cultivar Marrone di Chiusa Pesio chromosome 10, ASM4071231v1 genome:
- the LOC142613023 gene encoding uncharacterized protein LOC142613023 — protein sequence MSPPDGPPHEMVVLTASAPMPNKRKRGRNLCTKFKKLRENGLVPITIPPGAQGPVGENASVFTRRVGFIVREHVNLSYQSWSKAPQEHRQMLKNRLVVDFTLDPNRVEDKKCMEISLSTTYNNVRSNFYKEFLKFSKEEVRTNVPPDLTQDKWDALCDLYETPT from the exons ATGTCTCCACCTGATGGACCACCGCATGAGATGGTAGTCCTTACTGCATCTG CACCTATGCCCAACAAACGGAAAAGAGGTAGAAATCTATGCACCAAGTTTAAAAAACTGAGGGAAAATGGACTTGTTCCAATAACCATCCCTCCAGGGGCCCAAGGACCTGTGGGCGAAAATGCTAGTGTGTTTACAAGAAGGGTGGGCTTCATCGTTCGTGAACATGTGAACCTTAGCTATCAATCTTGGTCTAAGGCCCCACAAGAACACCGACAAATGTTGAAGAATCGTTtggtg GTTGATTTCACGTTGGACCCAAATCGCGTTGAGGATAAGAAATGTATGGAGATTTCATTGTCTACTACCTATAATAATGTTCGGAGTAACTTTTACAAGGAGTTCTTGAAATTTAGTAAGGAGGAAGTGAGGACCAATGTTCCACCAGATTTGACACAGGACAAATGGGATGCTTTATGTGATCTATATGAAACACCCACCTAG